From one Desulfobulbaceae bacterium genomic stretch:
- a CDS encoding LacI family transcriptional regulator → EAHITHGYTLKEIADCLGIHYTTVSKVVADSR, encoded by the coding sequence TGGAGGCGCACATCACCCATGGGTATACGTTGAAAGAGATTGCCGATTGCCTCGGCATTCATTATACAACGGTCAGCAAGGTCGTGGCAGATAGCAGGTAA